One region of Zingiber officinale cultivar Zhangliang chromosome 7B, Zo_v1.1, whole genome shotgun sequence genomic DNA includes:
- the LOC122004836 gene encoding uncharacterized protein LOC122004836 isoform X1: MADHSRTMKELAAPDEAFKYSCITYPTLAGDFELRSGLIHLLPKYQGLSGEDPNRHLHEFHVVCSTMKPQGISEEDIKLRAFPFSLTGVAKDWLYYLPPGFITSWIDMKKAFLEKFFPASRTATIRKSICGIQQVVGETLYDYWERFKKLCSSCPQHQISEQLLVQYFYEGLLPMDRSMIDAAAGGALVNKTPEQARELISNMAENSQQFGSRALTTRGVGEVQMVSNEQKEIKNSLMELTTLVKQLALNNATQPSVVPNMQFPCKQSIVCSICSSQDHLSELCPNLHQDESLAAFSRAQFQQKHDPYSSTYNPGWRDHPNLKYGNLFYQHPSSNQHFSHNSSNFQQPQQGFQQQNQNFQQHNQNFQQGFQHHYQPANQYQQSYQPYQQFQNQNQNQHYQSQNQNFQQAIPALPAPTKMSLTQGISNNVSNSDPQQARLEELMQQILQQQQNQERQIGQLASSINQIQAQGSSQLPSQTIPNPKGNVSALTLRSGRKVSESSRGRAAAENFSEIQPSGSSNEGLPEVQNVPVSSSNPIHIDPYGLEHSQGGGNLMPDFSSNSCLAEHFPTATTSESSKSGNAGFQNSEQSIPLPFPQRKVQPRKNVEEEKAKEFQELVDLFSKVEVNVPLLTMIKQIPKYAKFLKDLCVHKKKLKGNELISMGKNVSALLQTVPQKCEDPGVFTVPCEIGSNLFKDAMLDLGASINVMPKSVFQTLGIGPLQPTGVVIQLADRSQTHPAGVIEDVLVKVRELIFPADFYILDMEGDYLASRSPLILGRPFLKTARTKIDVHAGTLSMEIGDTVVRFSILDAMKHPREDHSILSLDISEELDSINFFSVIDSDSDAAEGGIGDFLFSEEEDISALGVDDESCGVYPSERDNLCVGDCLGEALSLGSPREEKLCVGDCLGEALPLGSLSVDKTQDELKPLPPHLKYAYLGENQQLPVIIAQNLEPEQESRLLEILRQHRKAIGWTLADIPGISPSICMHRIYLEEDVKPVRQPQRRLNPLILDVVKKEVTRLLQAGIIYPISDSKWVSPIHVVPKKSGVTVVTNEENELVPTRVKNSWRVCVDYRKLNQASRKDHYPLPFIDQMLERLAGKSHYCFLDGYTGYFQICIDPEDQEKTTFTCPFGTFAYRRMPFGLCNAPGTFQRCMVSIFGDLLEHCMEIFMDDFSVYGSSFDACLENLSRVLDRCIETDLVLNFEKCHFMVEHGIVLGHIVSKRGIEVDPAKVSAISSLSYPACVRDVRAFLGHAGFYRRFIRDFSKIALPLSQLLQKDVEFQFDQRCKEAFQRLKEALISAPIIRPPDWALPFELMCDASNFAIGAVLAQRVEGAPHVICYASKTLDSAQANYTTTEKELLAIVFALDKFRSYLLCSHVVVFSDHAALKFLLKKPDAKPRLIRWMLLLQEFDLEIRDRSGKENLVADHLSRIEGDLDNTVIDDDFRDEQLFRVHGIGSLDYKNLDWARSIKWSFPLELTHVKPSHQIPNFPPKLSPKPNANPGSNLGIKPKRIADEQWLRLLFIVPSAISSPLARAQAPDSSDNPILSYRSIEEDARKLLTYFS, from the exons ATGGCTGATCATAGTAGGACAATGAAGGAGCTTGCAGCTCCTGATGAGGCTTTCAAGTATTCATGTATCACTTACCCAACTTTAGCTGGTGATTTTGAGCTGAGATCAGGGTTGATTCATTTGCTTCCCAAATATCAAGGATTATCTGGAGAAGACCCAAACAGACATTTGCATGAATTCCATGTGGTTTGTTCAACCATGAAGCCACAAGGAATTTCAGAAGAGGATATCAAGCTAAGGGCTTTTCCATTTTCACTTACTGGagtagcaaaagattggttgtattatttACCACCGGGATTTATTACTTCATGGATTGATATGAAGAAGGCTTTCTTGGAGAAATTCTTTCCAGCCTCAAGGACTGCAACTATTAGGAAAAGCATCTGTGGGATTCAGCAAGTGGTGGGAGAGACATTATATGACTATTGGGagagatttaagaaattatgttcAAGTTGTCCTCAACACCAAATCAGTGAGCAGTTACTAGTCCAATACTTCTATGAGGGTTTATTACCTATGGACAGAAGTATGATAGATGCAGCAGCCGGAGGAGCTTTAGTGAACAAAACTCCAGAGCAAGCACGGGAGCTAATTTCGAACATGGCTGAAAATTCACAGCAATTTGGAAGTAGAGCACTCACTACTAGAGGAGTTGGTGAGGTTCAAATGGTTTCTAATGAACAAAAGGAGATAAAGAATTCATTGATGGAATTAACGACCTTGGTGAAACAATTAGCTTTGAACAATGCTACTCAACCTTCTGTTGTGCCGAATATGCAATTTCCATGTAAACAAAGCATAGTTTGTAGCATTTGTTCGAGTCAAGATCACCTTTCAGAACTTTGTCCAAATCTCCATCAAGATGAATCTTTGGCAGCATTCTCTAGAGCTCAGTTCCAACAAAAACATGACCCGTATTCATCTACATATAATCCGGGTTGGAGAGATCATCCAAATTTGAAGTATGGCAATTTATTCTATCAACATCCATCTTCAAATCAGCATTTCAGCCACAATTCCAGCAATTTCCAGCAACCTCAGCAAGGTTTCCAGCAGCAAAATCAGAATTTCCAGCAGCATAATCAGAATTTCCAGCAAGGTTTTCAGCATCATTACCAACCTGCAAATCAATATCAGCAATCGTATCAGCCTTATCAGCAATTTCAGAATCAGAATCAGAATCAGCATTATCAATCTCAAAATCAGAATTTCCAGCAAGCAATTCCAGCACTTCCAGCACCTACAAAGATGAGTTTAACTCAAGGAATTTCCAATAATGTTTCAAATTCAGATCCACAGCAAGCTAGATTGGAGGAATTAATGCAACAAATTCTTCAGCAGCAACAAAATCAGGAAAGGCAGATTGGGCAATTGGCTTCTAGCATTAATCAGATTCAAGCTCAGGGATCGAGTCAATTACCATCTCAAACAATTCCGAATCCTAAAGGGAACGTTAGTGCATTAACTTTAAGGAGTGGGAGAAAAGTTTCAGAATCTTCAAGAGGAAGAGCTGCTGCtgaaaatttttcagaaattcagCCATCCGGTTCCAGCAATGAAGGACTTCCAGAAGTGCAGAATGTGCCAGTTTCAAGTTCTAATCCAATTCACATTGATCCATACGGTTTGGAACATTCACAAGGAGGTGGAAATCTGATGCCAGATTTTTCCAGCAACTCTTGTCTAGCTGAACATTTTCCaacagcaacaacttcagaaagcaGCAAATCTGGAAATGCAGGATTTCAGAATTCAGAGCAGAGCATTCCATTGCCTTTCCCTCAACGCAAAGTTCAACCAAGGAAGAATGTAGAGGAGGAGAAAGCAAAGGAGTTCCAAGAGCTTGTGGATTTATTTAGCAAGGTAGAAGTAAATGTTCCTTTACTCACAATGATCAAGCAAATTCCAAAATATGCAAAATTTTTGAAGGATCTTTGTGTGCACAAGAAGAAATTGAAGGGGAATGAGTTAATTAGCATGGGAAAGAATGTGTCTGCACTTCTTCAAACAGTTCCTCAGAAATGCGAAGATCCTGGAGTTTTTACAGTTCCTTGTGAGATTGGGAGTAATTTGTTTAAAGATGCCATGCTGGATTTGGGAGCTTCAATTAATGTGATGCCAAAATCAGTTTTTCAGACATTAGGGATTGGACCATTACAACCTACAGGAGTAGTCATTCAGTTAGCTGACCGCAGTCAGACTCACCCAGCTGGAGTTATTGAAGATGTATTGGTTAAGGTGAGAGAACTTATCTTTCCTGCAGATTTTTATATCCTTGATATGGAGGGAGACTATCTGGCCAGTAGATCTCCACTCATTCTTGGACGACCATTTTTGAAGACTGCAAGGACCAAGATTGATGTTCATGCGGGCACACTTTCTATGGAGATAGGAGACACAGTGGTCCGATTCAGTATTCTTGACGCTATGAAGCATCCTAGAGAGGATCATTCAATTCTTAGTCTGGATATTTCAGAGGAGCTGGACAGTATAAATTTCTTTTCAGTGATTGATTCAGACTCAGATGCTGCAGAGGGTGGTATAGGTGATTTTTTGTTTTCAGAAGAGGAGGATATTTCAGCCTTGGGAGTGGATGATGAGTCTTGTGGAGTATATCCGAGTGAGAGAGATAATttatgcgtaggggattgcttaggagaagctctATCCCTAGGATCGCCCAGAGAAGAGAAAttatgcgtaggggattgcttaggagaagcatTACCCCTAGGATCGCTTTCAGTTGACAAGACACAGGATGAGTTGAAGCCATTGCCGCCACATTTGAAGTATGCTTATTTAGGAGAGAACCAGCAGCTACCTGTCATCATAGCCCAGAATCTAGAACCAGAACAAGAAAGCAGATTATTAGAGATTTTGAGGCAGCACAGGAAGGCCATTGGATGGACTTTAGCAGATATTCCTGGTATTAGTCCTTCTATTTGCATGCACAGGATTTACTTGGAGGAGGATGTGAAACCAGTGAGACAACCCCAGAGGAGACTTAACCCGCTGATCCTTGATGTGGTAAAGAAAGAGGTGACTAGACTTCTACAGGCAGGTatcatttaccctatttctgACAGTAAGTGGGTAAGTCCTATCCATGTGGTTCCAAAGAAATCAGGGGTGACAGTTGTGACTAATGAAGAGAATGAGTTAGTGCCCACCAGAGTGAAGAATTCTTGGAGAGTTTGTGTGGACTATAGGAAGCTGAACCAAGCAAGCAGAAAGGACCACTACCCCCTaccttttattgatcagatgttggagagACTAGCGGGCAAGTCACATTATTGCTTCCTAGATGGTTACACGGGATATTTTCAGATTTGCATCGACCCAGAGGATCAGGAGAAGACCACCTTCACTTGTCCTTTCGGTACATTTGCCTACAGACGGATGCCATTTGGATTATGCAACGCTCCAGGAACTTTTCAGCGATGCATGGTaagtatttttggtgatttattagagcattgcatggaaattttcatggatgatttttctgtaTATGGTTCATCATTTGATGCATGTCTAGAAAATTTGTCTAGGGTTTTAGATAGATGCATTGAGACTGACTtggtacttaattttgaaaaatgtcattttatggttgagcatggtattgttttaggacacatagtcTCTAAGagaggtattgaggtagatcctgcTAAAGTTAGCGCTATATCTTCCTTATCTTACCCCGCATGCGTGCGGGATGTTCGAGCTTTTCTTGGCCATGCAGGATTCTATAGGAGATTTATTAGGGACTTCAGTAAGATTGCTCTTCCACTGTCTCAGTTGCTTCAAAAAGATGTGGAGTTTCAGTTTGATCAGAGGTGTAAGGAAGCTTTTCAGAGATTGAAGGAGGCTTTGATTTCTGCACCTATCATCAGGCCACCAGATTGGGCTTTACCTTTtgagctgatgtgtgatgcttcgAATTTTGCCATAGGGGCAGTACTTGCACAGAGAGTAGAGGGAGCACCACATGTGATCTGTTATGCATCGAAGACCTTAGATTCTGCTCAAGCAAACTACACCACGACAGAAAAAGAGCTTCTTGCCATTGTttttgctttagataaatttcgatcatatttactttgttctcacgtggttgtattttctgatcatgcagcGTTGAAGTTTCTCCTTAAGAAGCCAGATGCTAAGCCCAGATTGATTAGATGGATGCTTCTCCTCCAGGAGTTTGATTTGGAGATTCGTGATAGGAGTGGAAAGGAGAACTTGGTTGCAGATCATTTGAGCAGAATTGAAGGGGATTTGGACAATACGgttattgatgatgattttagagATGAGCAGCTCTTCAGGGTGCATG GAATAGGCTCATTGGACTACAAGAATTTGGATTGGGCCCGATCCATTAAATGGAGCTTTCCTCTTGAGCTAACCCATGTCAAACCTTCTCATCAAATCCCTAATTTTCCTCCTAAACTAAGCCCTAAACCAAATGCAAATCCCGGTTCAAACCTTGGTATAAAACCCAAAAGAATCGCGGATGAACAGTGGCTGCgcctactgttcatcgtgccatcGGCGATTTCTTCTCCGTTAGCGCGCGCGCAAGCCCCCGATTCCAGTGATAATCCCATCTTGAGCTACAGATCCATAGAGGAAGATGCAAGGAAGCTGCTGACCTATTTTTCCTGA
- the LOC122004836 gene encoding uncharacterized protein LOC122004836 isoform X2, which translates to MADHSRTMKELAAPDEAFKYSCITYPTLAGDFELRSGLIHLLPKYQGLSGEDPNRHLHEFHVVCSTMKPQGISEEDIKLRAFPFSLTGVAKDWLYYLPPGFITSWIDMKKAFLEKFFPASRTATIRKSICGIQQVVGETLYDYWERFKKLCSSCPQHQISEQLLVQYFYEGLLPMDRSMIDAAAGGALVNKTPEQARELISNMAENSQQFGSRALTTRGVGEVQMVSNEQKEIKNSLMELTTLVKQLALNNATQPSVVPNMQFPCKQSIVCSICSSQDHLSELCPNLHQDESLAAFSRAQFQQKHDPYSSTYNPGWRDHPNLKYGNLFYQHPSSNQHFSHNSSNFQQPQQGFQQQNQNFQQHNQNFQQGFQHHYQPANQYQQSYQPYQQFQNQNQNQHYQSQNQNFQQAIPALPAPTKMSLTQGISNNVSNSDPQQARLEELMQQILQQQQNQERQIGQLASSINQIQAQGSSQLPSQTIPNPKGNVSALTLRSGRKVSESSRGRAAAENFSEIQPSGSSNEGLPEVQNVPVSSSNPIHIDPYGLEHSQGGGNLMPDFSSNSCLAEHFPTATTSESSKSGNAGFQNSEQSIPLPFPQRKVQPRKNVEEEKAKEFQELVDLFSKVEVNVPLLTMIKQIPKYAKFLKDLCVHKKKLKGNELISMGKNVSALLQTVPQKCEDPGVFTVPCEIGSNLFKDAMLDLGASINVMPKSVFQTLGIGPLQPTGVVIQLADRSQTHPAGVIEDVLVKVRELIFPADFYILDMEGDYLASRSPLILGRPFLKTARTKIDVHAGTLSMEIGDTVVRFSILDAMKHPREDHSILSLDISEELDSINFFSVIDSDSDAAEGGIGDFLFSEEEDISALGVDDESCGVYPSERDNLCVGDCLGEALSLGSPREEKLCVGDCLGEALPLGSLSVDKTQDELKPLPPHLKYAYLGENQQLPVIIAQNLEPEQESRLLEILRQHRKAIGWTLADIPGISPSICMHRIYLEEDVKPVRQPQRRLNPLILDVVKKEVTRLLQAGIIYPISDSKWVSPIHVVPKKSGVTVVTNEENELVPTRVKNSWRVCVDYRKLNQASRKDHYPLPFIDQMLERLAGKSHYCFLDGYTGYFQICIDPEDQEKTTFTCPFGTFAYRRMPFGLCNAPGTFQRCME; encoded by the exons ATGGCTGATCATAGTAGGACAATGAAGGAGCTTGCAGCTCCTGATGAGGCTTTCAAGTATTCATGTATCACTTACCCAACTTTAGCTGGTGATTTTGAGCTGAGATCAGGGTTGATTCATTTGCTTCCCAAATATCAAGGATTATCTGGAGAAGACCCAAACAGACATTTGCATGAATTCCATGTGGTTTGTTCAACCATGAAGCCACAAGGAATTTCAGAAGAGGATATCAAGCTAAGGGCTTTTCCATTTTCACTTACTGGagtagcaaaagattggttgtattatttACCACCGGGATTTATTACTTCATGGATTGATATGAAGAAGGCTTTCTTGGAGAAATTCTTTCCAGCCTCAAGGACTGCAACTATTAGGAAAAGCATCTGTGGGATTCAGCAAGTGGTGGGAGAGACATTATATGACTATTGGGagagatttaagaaattatgttcAAGTTGTCCTCAACACCAAATCAGTGAGCAGTTACTAGTCCAATACTTCTATGAGGGTTTATTACCTATGGACAGAAGTATGATAGATGCAGCAGCCGGAGGAGCTTTAGTGAACAAAACTCCAGAGCAAGCACGGGAGCTAATTTCGAACATGGCTGAAAATTCACAGCAATTTGGAAGTAGAGCACTCACTACTAGAGGAGTTGGTGAGGTTCAAATGGTTTCTAATGAACAAAAGGAGATAAAGAATTCATTGATGGAATTAACGACCTTGGTGAAACAATTAGCTTTGAACAATGCTACTCAACCTTCTGTTGTGCCGAATATGCAATTTCCATGTAAACAAAGCATAGTTTGTAGCATTTGTTCGAGTCAAGATCACCTTTCAGAACTTTGTCCAAATCTCCATCAAGATGAATCTTTGGCAGCATTCTCTAGAGCTCAGTTCCAACAAAAACATGACCCGTATTCATCTACATATAATCCGGGTTGGAGAGATCATCCAAATTTGAAGTATGGCAATTTATTCTATCAACATCCATCTTCAAATCAGCATTTCAGCCACAATTCCAGCAATTTCCAGCAACCTCAGCAAGGTTTCCAGCAGCAAAATCAGAATTTCCAGCAGCATAATCAGAATTTCCAGCAAGGTTTTCAGCATCATTACCAACCTGCAAATCAATATCAGCAATCGTATCAGCCTTATCAGCAATTTCAGAATCAGAATCAGAATCAGCATTATCAATCTCAAAATCAGAATTTCCAGCAAGCAATTCCAGCACTTCCAGCACCTACAAAGATGAGTTTAACTCAAGGAATTTCCAATAATGTTTCAAATTCAGATCCACAGCAAGCTAGATTGGAGGAATTAATGCAACAAATTCTTCAGCAGCAACAAAATCAGGAAAGGCAGATTGGGCAATTGGCTTCTAGCATTAATCAGATTCAAGCTCAGGGATCGAGTCAATTACCATCTCAAACAATTCCGAATCCTAAAGGGAACGTTAGTGCATTAACTTTAAGGAGTGGGAGAAAAGTTTCAGAATCTTCAAGAGGAAGAGCTGCTGCtgaaaatttttcagaaattcagCCATCCGGTTCCAGCAATGAAGGACTTCCAGAAGTGCAGAATGTGCCAGTTTCAAGTTCTAATCCAATTCACATTGATCCATACGGTTTGGAACATTCACAAGGAGGTGGAAATCTGATGCCAGATTTTTCCAGCAACTCTTGTCTAGCTGAACATTTTCCaacagcaacaacttcagaaagcaGCAAATCTGGAAATGCAGGATTTCAGAATTCAGAGCAGAGCATTCCATTGCCTTTCCCTCAACGCAAAGTTCAACCAAGGAAGAATGTAGAGGAGGAGAAAGCAAAGGAGTTCCAAGAGCTTGTGGATTTATTTAGCAAGGTAGAAGTAAATGTTCCTTTACTCACAATGATCAAGCAAATTCCAAAATATGCAAAATTTTTGAAGGATCTTTGTGTGCACAAGAAGAAATTGAAGGGGAATGAGTTAATTAGCATGGGAAAGAATGTGTCTGCACTTCTTCAAACAGTTCCTCAGAAATGCGAAGATCCTGGAGTTTTTACAGTTCCTTGTGAGATTGGGAGTAATTTGTTTAAAGATGCCATGCTGGATTTGGGAGCTTCAATTAATGTGATGCCAAAATCAGTTTTTCAGACATTAGGGATTGGACCATTACAACCTACAGGAGTAGTCATTCAGTTAGCTGACCGCAGTCAGACTCACCCAGCTGGAGTTATTGAAGATGTATTGGTTAAGGTGAGAGAACTTATCTTTCCTGCAGATTTTTATATCCTTGATATGGAGGGAGACTATCTGGCCAGTAGATCTCCACTCATTCTTGGACGACCATTTTTGAAGACTGCAAGGACCAAGATTGATGTTCATGCGGGCACACTTTCTATGGAGATAGGAGACACAGTGGTCCGATTCAGTATTCTTGACGCTATGAAGCATCCTAGAGAGGATCATTCAATTCTTAGTCTGGATATTTCAGAGGAGCTGGACAGTATAAATTTCTTTTCAGTGATTGATTCAGACTCAGATGCTGCAGAGGGTGGTATAGGTGATTTTTTGTTTTCAGAAGAGGAGGATATTTCAGCCTTGGGAGTGGATGATGAGTCTTGTGGAGTATATCCGAGTGAGAGAGATAATttatgcgtaggggattgcttaggagaagctctATCCCTAGGATCGCCCAGAGAAGAGAAAttatgcgtaggggattgcttaggagaagcatTACCCCTAGGATCGCTTTCAGTTGACAAGACACAGGATGAGTTGAAGCCATTGCCGCCACATTTGAAGTATGCTTATTTAGGAGAGAACCAGCAGCTACCTGTCATCATAGCCCAGAATCTAGAACCAGAACAAGAAAGCAGATTATTAGAGATTTTGAGGCAGCACAGGAAGGCCATTGGATGGACTTTAGCAGATATTCCTGGTATTAGTCCTTCTATTTGCATGCACAGGATTTACTTGGAGGAGGATGTGAAACCAGTGAGACAACCCCAGAGGAGACTTAACCCGCTGATCCTTGATGTGGTAAAGAAAGAGGTGACTAGACTTCTACAGGCAGGTatcatttaccctatttctgACAGTAAGTGGGTAAGTCCTATCCATGTGGTTCCAAAGAAATCAGGGGTGACAGTTGTGACTAATGAAGAGAATGAGTTAGTGCCCACCAGAGTGAAGAATTCTTGGAGAGTTTGTGTGGACTATAGGAAGCTGAACCAAGCAAGCAGAAAGGACCACTACCCCCTaccttttattgatcagatgttggagagACTAGCGGGCAAGTCACATTATTGCTTCCTAGATGGTTACACGGGATATTTTCAGATTTGCATCGACCCAGAGGATCAGGAGAAGACCACCTTCACTTGTCCTTTCGGTACATTTGCCTACAGACGGATGCCATTTGGATTATGCAACGCTCCAGGAACTTTTCAGCGATGCATG GAATAG